One genomic window of Erinaceus europaeus chromosome 7, mEriEur2.1, whole genome shotgun sequence includes the following:
- the EEF1B2 gene encoding elongation factor 1-beta: protein MGFGDLKSPAGLQVLNDYLADKSYIEGYMPSQADVAVFEAVSGPPPADLYHALRWYNHIKSFEKEKASLPGVKKALGKYGPANVEDTTGSGVADSKDDDDIDLFGSDDEEESEEAKRLREERLAQYESKKAKKPALVAKSSILLDVKPWDDETDMKKLEECVRSIQADGLVWGSSKLVPVGYGIKKLQIQCVVEDDKVGTDMLEEQITAFEDYVQSMDVAAFNKI, encoded by the exons ATGGGTTTTGGGGATCTGAAAAGCCCTGCAGGCCTCCAGGTGCTCAACGATTACTTGGCGGACAAGAGCTACATCGAGGG GTATATGCCATCCCAGGCTGACGTGGCAGTATTTGAAGCAGtttccggccccccacctgctgaCTTATACCATGCCCTGCGTTGGTATAACCACATCAAGTCTTTCGAAAAGGAAAAGGCCAG TCTGCCAGGAGTGAAGAAAGCATTGGGCAAGTACGGCCCAGCTAATGTGGAGGACACCACAGGAAGTGGAGTCGCAGATAGTAAAGATGATGACGATATTGATCTTTTTGGATCTGATGATGAAGAG GAAAGCGAAGAAGCAAAGAGACTAAGAGAAGAACGCCTTGCACAGTATGAATCAAAGAAAGCCAAAA AACCTGCACTTGTTGCCAAGTCGTCCATCTTATTAGATGTGAAACCTTGGGATGATGAAACTGATATGAAGAAATTGGAAGAATGTGTTAGAAGCATTCAAGCAGATGGCTTGGTTTGGGGCTCTT CTAAACTGGTTCCAGTGGGGTATGGAATTAAAAAACTCCAAATACAGTGTGTGGTTGAAGATGATAAGGTTGGAACAGATATGCTGGAGGAGCAGATTACTGCTTTTGAGGACTACGTGCAGTCTATGGATGTGGCCGCTTTCAACAAGATCTAA